One genomic window of Polynucleobacter sp. HIN11 includes the following:
- a CDS encoding formate dehydrogenase subunit alpha: protein MSLTRKSTSTSSRVPSQLIGSLSRGLRSAVPTMDRRTFLKRSGIGVGAGIAATQLNMLQKANAAETKAMLDGKGKIEVKRTVCTHCSVGCSFDATVENGVWVRQDPVFESPINMGGACAKGAALREHGHGDYRLRTPMKLVDGKYQKISWDQALDEITAKMKDLRSKYTPDSIFFIGSSKYNNEQAYLLRKFVSFYGTNNTDHQARICHSTTVAGVANTWGYGAMTNSYNDMMNSKAALYIGSNAAEAHPVSMLHMLHAKENGCKVIVVDPRYTRTAAKSDQYVRIRSGTDIPFLFGVLYHIFQNGWEDKKYINDRVFGMDDIRKEVMEKWTPANVEAACGVPEAQVKKVAETMAKNRPGTIVWCMGQTQHTIGNAMVRASCILQLALGNIGVSGGGANIFRGHDNVQGATDVGPNPDSLPGYYGLAAGSWKHYAAVWGVDYEWIKGRYAPDMMEKSGTTVSRWIDAVLEKDDMVDQATAVKGVFFWGHAPNSQTRGLDMKRAMDKLDLLVVVDPYPSATAAMAAMPPAPGGTVNKNRAVYLLPTTTQFECSGSVTASNRSIQWREKVIDPLFESVPDHVLMQAFADRLGFGKELSKNYKMLDSKFAGKSWKEPEIESILREINQAVWTIGYTGHSPERLKAHMRMMSVFDPKTLRSRGGKDPVSGYDTAGDYFGLPWPAYGNPALKHPGSPNLYDTSKHVMDGGGNFRANFGVEKDGKSLLAADGSFSKGADIKTGYPEVDHVFLKKLGWWNELTEDEKKAAEGKNWKTDLSGGIIRVTMKNHGCHPFGNAKARAVVWNFPDAVPIHREALYSTRPDMVAKYPTHDDVKTFWRLPTLFKTVQNKAIEDKLYEKFPIILTSGRLVEYEGGGEETRSNPWLAELQQENFVEINPSAAARRGIKNWDFVWVKSPTGAKIKVRALVTERVAPDTAFVPFHFSGWWEGKDLLDFYPKGAHPIVRGEAVNTGTTYGYDRVTMMQETKTTICQIEKAA, encoded by the coding sequence ATGAGCCTAACTCGCAAATCAACCTCAACCTCCAGCCGGGTTCCGTCCCAACTGATTGGCAGTCTATCCCGCGGATTGCGTTCAGCCGTTCCGACCATGGACCGCCGTACGTTCTTAAAACGTTCCGGTATTGGTGTTGGTGCTGGTATTGCCGCTACTCAATTAAACATGCTTCAAAAAGCGAATGCGGCTGAGACTAAGGCGATGCTTGATGGCAAAGGCAAGATTGAAGTGAAGCGTACGGTCTGTACTCACTGCTCGGTCGGGTGCTCGTTTGATGCAACCGTTGAAAATGGGGTATGGGTTCGTCAAGACCCCGTGTTCGAATCGCCTATCAATATGGGTGGCGCATGCGCAAAGGGCGCTGCGTTACGTGAGCATGGGCATGGTGACTATCGTTTGCGTACTCCCATGAAGTTAGTGGATGGTAAGTACCAGAAAATTTCTTGGGACCAGGCGCTTGATGAAATTACCGCCAAGATGAAAGATCTGCGTTCAAAGTACACGCCAGACTCCATCTTCTTTATCGGCTCATCCAAGTACAACAACGAGCAAGCCTATTTGCTCCGTAAGTTTGTATCGTTCTACGGTACGAACAATACCGATCACCAAGCGCGTATTTGCCACTCGACTACCGTTGCAGGTGTAGCAAATACCTGGGGTTATGGTGCAATGACCAATAGCTATAACGACATGATGAATTCGAAGGCTGCGTTGTACATCGGGTCGAATGCCGCTGAAGCGCACCCCGTATCCATGTTGCATATGTTGCATGCGAAAGAGAATGGCTGCAAAGTGATCGTTGTTGATCCACGCTATACGCGAACCGCTGCAAAATCAGATCAGTACGTACGGATTCGTTCTGGCACTGACATCCCATTCCTCTTTGGTGTGCTGTATCACATCTTCCAAAACGGTTGGGAAGATAAGAAATATATCAACGATCGCGTCTTTGGGATGGATGACATTCGTAAGGAGGTGATGGAGAAATGGACTCCAGCAAATGTCGAAGCAGCTTGCGGAGTTCCAGAGGCGCAAGTGAAGAAGGTTGCAGAAACCATGGCCAAAAATCGTCCAGGAACGATTGTTTGGTGCATGGGGCAAACACAGCACACGATTGGTAATGCCATGGTTCGTGCATCTTGTATCTTGCAATTAGCACTCGGCAATATTGGTGTATCCGGTGGTGGCGCAAATATTTTCCGTGGCCACGATAACGTTCAGGGCGCGACTGATGTTGGTCCAAACCCAGATTCTTTGCCTGGTTACTACGGTCTCGCTGCCGGCTCGTGGAAACACTACGCTGCAGTGTGGGGCGTTGACTATGAGTGGATCAAAGGTCGCTATGCCCCCGATATGATGGAGAAGTCAGGCACTACCGTTTCTCGCTGGATTGATGCTGTTCTTGAAAAAGATGACATGGTTGATCAGGCCACAGCAGTGAAGGGCGTATTCTTCTGGGGTCATGCACCAAACTCCCAAACGCGTGGTTTGGATATGAAGCGCGCCATGGATAAATTAGATCTGCTGGTAGTGGTGGATCCTTATCCAAGTGCTACGGCTGCAATGGCCGCAATGCCACCCGCTCCCGGAGGTACGGTGAATAAAAACCGCGCTGTTTACTTACTGCCAACTACCACTCAATTTGAGTGCAGCGGTTCAGTGACTGCGTCAAATCGTTCAATTCAGTGGCGCGAAAAGGTCATTGACCCGCTCTTCGAGTCGGTTCCTGATCATGTTCTGATGCAAGCTTTTGCTGATCGCTTAGGTTTTGGCAAAGAACTATCCAAGAACTATAAGATGCTGGATTCGAAGTTTGCAGGCAAGAGCTGGAAAGAGCCTGAAATTGAATCTATCTTGCGCGAGATTAATCAGGCTGTTTGGACGATTGGGTACACCGGTCACTCACCTGAGCGCCTTAAGGCCCATATGCGCATGATGAGTGTCTTCGATCCGAAGACACTGCGCTCCCGTGGGGGTAAGGATCCGGTATCTGGATACGACACTGCTGGCGATTACTTTGGGTTGCCATGGCCTGCTTACGGAAATCCCGCACTTAAGCACCCTGGTTCACCCAACCTTTATGACACGAGTAAGCATGTGATGGATGGTGGTGGTAATTTCCGTGCCAACTTTGGTGTTGAGAAGGATGGTAAGTCACTCTTAGCTGCTGATGGTTCATTCTCGAAGGGTGCTGATATCAAGACCGGCTACCCAGAAGTGGATCATGTATTCTTGAAAAAATTAGGTTGGTGGAATGAGTTAACCGAGGATGAGAAAAAAGCCGCTGAAGGAAAGAACTGGAAGACAGATCTTTCGGGTGGAATCATCCGTGTCACCATGAAAAACCATGGCTGTCATCCATTCGGAAATGCCAAAGCCCGTGCTGTGGTTTGGAACTTCCCTGATGCAGTTCCAATTCACCGCGAAGCGCTCTATAGCACTCGCCCGGACATGGTCGCTAAGTATCCAACCCACGATGACGTGAAGACCTTCTGGCGCTTGCCGACTTTGTTTAAGACAGTTCAAAACAAAGCAATCGAAGACAAGCTCTATGAAAAGTTCCCCATCATTCTGACCTCTGGTCGATTGGTGGAGTACGAAGGCGGTGGCGAGGAAACACGCTCGAACCCATGGCTTGCTGAGTTGCAGCAAGAGAACTTCGTGGAGATTAATCCAAGTGCAGCCGCTCGGCGTGGCATCAAAAACTGGGATTTTGTTTGGGTGAAATCGCCAACCGGTGCCAAGATCAAGGTACGCGCATTGGTAACTGAACGCGTTGCACCAGATACTGCCTTCGTACCCTTCCACTTCTCAGGATGGTGGGAAGGAAAAGATCTGCTCGATTTTTATCCAAAAGGAGCCCATCCAATCGTACGTGGTGAAGCTGTCAATACCGGGACTACCTACGGATACGACCGTGTCACCATGATGCAAGAAACCAAGACCACGATCTGTCAGATCGAAAAGGCTGCTTAA
- the fdh3B gene encoding formate dehydrogenase FDH3 subunit beta, which yields MARMKFICDAERCIECNGCVTACKNENEVPWGVNRRRVVTINDGIVGAEKSISVACMHCADAPCMAVCPVDCFYRTDEGVVLHNKDTCIGCGYCSYACPFGAPQFPSSGVFGLRGKMDKCTFCSGGPEKNGSVAEFEKYGRNRLAEGKLPLCAELCSTKALIGGDGDVIADVFRTRVVKRMAAGKNAGADVFGWATAYGKPNAPTPDAKPAAGGKS from the coding sequence ATGGCAAGAATGAAATTTATCTGCGACGCAGAACGGTGTATTGAATGCAACGGTTGCGTTACGGCTTGTAAGAACGAGAATGAGGTACCTTGGGGCGTTAATCGCCGACGGGTTGTGACCATTAATGACGGTATCGTTGGTGCCGAGAAATCCATATCGGTCGCCTGTATGCATTGTGCAGACGCGCCATGTATGGCTGTTTGCCCAGTGGATTGCTTCTATCGCACCGATGAGGGTGTTGTATTGCATAACAAGGACACCTGCATTGGATGCGGCTATTGCTCGTATGCCTGCCCATTCGGCGCTCCTCAGTTCCCAAGCTCTGGTGTATTTGGCTTACGCGGAAAGATGGACAAGTGCACCTTCTGTAGCGGTGGTCCTGAGAAGAACGGCAGCGTGGCTGAGTTTGAGAAATATGGTCGCAATCGTCTAGCTGAAGGTAAGTTGCCTTTATGCGCAGAGCTTTGCTCAACTAAAGCACTGATTGGTGGCGATGGCGATGTGATTGCCGATGTATTCCGAACCCGTGTGGTGAAGCGGATGGCTGCTGGCAAGAATGCTGGAGCGGATGTATTTGGTTGGGCAACGGCCTACGGCAAACCCAATGCCCCTACACCCGATGCCAAGCCAGCGGCTGGAGGTAAATCATGA
- a CDS encoding formate dehydrogenase subunit gamma, producing MLRTILVVSSLAVSSLSFAQQGTAQSPTPQKVESVNIMDVGRASNATSQAAIEAGKNQPGNNAPIWRAVNSETVNYVSIPNKEAGVLIQKTGQEWRLIRNGVITVYGAWLLTIAFCGIVAMYVFKGTIKLHEPMSGRKIQRFTLLERITHWTMAFTFVALAFTGIMILWGKYFLLPLTGPAFYGAFLLVCKNVHNFVGPAFTVSIVVFFILFVRRNLPEKGDMAWALGFGGLISGKHIPAGFFNFGEKFWFWVGMVILGSAVSASGWVLDMIVPFIQIEYWRGTMQIANIIHGVGAILMTALALGHIYIGTIGMQGSIDAMKTGYCDETWAKEHHELWYKKLGKG from the coding sequence ATGCTTCGAACCATCCTTGTCGTTTCAAGCCTTGCAGTTAGTTCTTTAAGTTTTGCTCAGCAAGGAACTGCCCAATCACCAACACCTCAGAAGGTTGAGTCGGTCAATATTATGGATGTTGGCCGAGCCTCAAATGCAACTTCTCAAGCTGCAATCGAGGCGGGCAAAAATCAGCCAGGTAACAATGCGCCCATTTGGAGAGCTGTAAATAGCGAGACGGTGAACTATGTTTCAATTCCGAATAAGGAAGCTGGAGTATTAATTCAAAAGACTGGCCAAGAATGGCGTTTGATTCGTAATGGAGTGATTACTGTTTACGGGGCTTGGTTGCTGACAATCGCTTTTTGCGGGATTGTTGCCATGTACGTCTTTAAGGGCACGATTAAATTGCATGAGCCGATGTCTGGACGTAAAATTCAGCGCTTCACTTTGCTAGAGCGCATCACTCATTGGACGATGGCCTTTACCTTTGTTGCTCTGGCGTTTACCGGCATCATGATCTTGTGGGGTAAGTACTTCTTATTGCCCCTAACAGGACCAGCATTCTACGGAGCCTTCTTACTGGTATGCAAAAACGTGCATAACTTTGTGGGTCCCGCATTCACTGTCAGTATCGTAGTGTTCTTTATCCTCTTTGTCCGCAGAAACCTTCCTGAGAAGGGCGATATGGCATGGGCGCTTGGATTTGGTGGTTTAATCTCAGGCAAGCATATCCCTGCTGGATTTTTTAACTTCGGTGAGAAGTTCTGGTTTTGGGTTGGAATGGTGATTTTAGGCTCTGCAGTATCCGCATCTGGTTGGGTACTCGATATGATCGTCCCATTTATTCAGATTGAATACTGGCGCGGTACCATGCAGATTGCCAACATCATTCATGGTGTAGGAGCGATTTTGATGACCGCGCTTGCTCTAGGGCACATATACATCGGTACGATTGGTATGCAAGGTTCAATCGATGCCATGAAAACAGGATATTGCGATGAGACCTGGGCTAAAGAGCATCATGAGCTTTGGTATAAAAAATTAGGAAAGGGGTAA
- a CDS encoding YbhB/YbcL family Raf kinase inhibitor-like protein, with protein MRLTSSSFQDGGVIPGQYAFCIPNDRGHVCLGSNHNPHLRWEDIPAGTQSFALICHDPDVPSKPDDVNQEGKTVPASLPRIDFFHWVMVDIPKTITEIPAGHYSTEVVPRGKPGPGTHHGALHGINDYTAWFSGDTEMKGNYFGYDGPCPPWNDSIWHHYIFTVYALDTPSLGLGSTFDGKTALAALQRHILASAQITGRYTLNPAVK; from the coding sequence ATGCGACTCACCAGTTCAAGTTTTCAAGATGGTGGAGTGATTCCAGGACAGTATGCGTTTTGCATTCCCAATGATCGTGGGCATGTTTGCCTTGGGTCAAATCACAATCCTCATCTGCGGTGGGAGGATATTCCTGCTGGCACGCAATCATTTGCTTTGATTTGCCATGATCCAGACGTTCCATCAAAGCCCGATGACGTCAATCAAGAGGGTAAAACGGTACCCGCATCCCTTCCCCGCATTGATTTCTTTCACTGGGTCATGGTCGATATTCCTAAAACCATTACCGAGATCCCAGCAGGTCACTACTCAACCGAAGTGGTGCCCCGAGGTAAGCCCGGCCCTGGAACCCACCATGGCGCCTTACACGGGATTAATGATTACACCGCCTGGTTCTCAGGTGATACTGAAATGAAGGGCAATTATTTTGGTTACGATGGCCCTTGCCCCCCATGGAATGACAGCATTTGGCACCACTATATTTTTACGGTCTATGCCCTCGATACGCCATCACTTGGTTTAGGCTCTACCTTTGATGGCAAAACCGCACTGGCAGCCCTACAGCGTCATATTTTGGCGAGCGCACAGATCACCGGTCGATACACACTCAATCCCGCCGTCAAATAA
- a CDS encoding ATP-binding cassette domain-containing protein — protein MDKLLSLRNVEVIRDGRTILQSGDVEIPLIGVTALIGPNGAGKTTLLRLIHGLIEPSKGQCQRPFTPEESALVFHYTPMLKATVREHLTLLRDTHRSISDQAIDEALQSIGIAHLANNPAQGLSAGERQKLCFAQARLQNPKLVLLDEPTANLDPNASDDVEQMITKLANDGKAVLLASHNMAQVKRLASNLVFMQDGKILEITHPDAFFKNPQTKEGSQFLAREFIAQ, from the coding sequence ATGGATAAATTGCTTAGCCTGCGCAACGTTGAGGTCATCCGTGATGGGCGTACCATTTTGCAATCAGGCGATGTTGAAATTCCCCTAATAGGTGTTACTGCTCTAATTGGTCCCAATGGCGCTGGGAAAACAACCTTATTACGCTTAATCCATGGCCTAATTGAGCCATCAAAGGGTCAATGCCAACGTCCCTTCACGCCGGAAGAAAGCGCACTGGTGTTTCATTACACCCCCATGCTCAAAGCTACCGTTCGAGAGCATCTCACTCTATTAAGAGATACCCATCGAAGTATTAGCGATCAAGCAATCGATGAGGCCTTGCAATCCATTGGAATTGCTCATTTAGCCAATAATCCTGCCCAAGGCCTCTCCGCCGGGGAGCGTCAAAAACTTTGCTTTGCCCAAGCTCGCTTACAAAACCCCAAATTAGTCCTTCTCGATGAGCCCACCGCCAATCTTGATCCCAATGCCAGTGATGATGTAGAACAGATGATTACTAAGTTGGCCAATGATGGAAAGGCGGTTTTATTGGCATCTCATAATATGGCCCAGGTGAAGCGCCTAGCATCCAATCTCGTCTTCATGCAAGACGGCAAAATCCTAGAAATTACCCATCCCGATGCCTTCTTTAAAAACCCTCAGACCAAAGAGGGTTCCCAGTTTCTTGCTCGCGAATTTATTGCACAATAA
- a CDS encoding ABC transporter permease: protein MSSTFLDAFTLLAHLDAAIVRIVITSLQVSITALILGTLVGLPLGAWLATEEFVGKRVAIVILNSMMGIPTVIVGVLVYLILSRSGPFGEWGWLFTVKGMIVAQFFITTPLIAALSRQLLEDSWKIHRDTFMALRLPYFARLKWLIWDCRFSLTIAILAGFARAISEVGAVMIVGGNIDRVTRTMTTAIALETSKGDLAFALSLGIVLLGIVIVANIFIFVVRQIAERRYG from the coding sequence ATGAGCTCCACCTTTCTTGATGCCTTTACACTGCTAGCCCATCTCGATGCGGCAATTGTGCGCATTGTCATCACCTCTTTACAGGTGAGTATCACGGCCCTGATATTGGGAACCTTGGTTGGTCTGCCTCTGGGGGCCTGGCTGGCCACTGAGGAGTTTGTAGGTAAACGCGTGGCGATTGTGATTCTCAATAGCATGATGGGCATTCCAACGGTGATTGTGGGTGTCTTGGTGTACTTGATTCTGTCAAGAAGCGGTCCTTTCGGCGAATGGGGCTGGTTATTTACGGTCAAGGGAATGATCGTGGCTCAGTTTTTTATCACCACCCCTTTAATTGCCGCACTTAGCCGCCAATTACTAGAAGATTCCTGGAAGATCCATCGCGATACCTTCATGGCCCTGCGTCTACCCTACTTTGCACGACTTAAGTGGCTCATTTGGGATTGTCGTTTCTCACTCACGATCGCAATTCTGGCTGGTTTTGCCCGGGCGATCTCAGAAGTCGGAGCAGTAATGATTGTGGGCGGCAATATTGATCGAGTAACGCGCACCATGACCACCGCGATTGCGCTTGAGACCAGCAAGGGTGATCTTGCGTTTGCCTTATCTTTAGGAATTGTCCTTCTCGGCATTGTGATAGTGGCAAATATATTCATATTTGTGGTTCGACAAATTGCGGAGCGGCGCTATGGATAA
- a CDS encoding LOG family protein: MSITVCVFCGSRPGSNPGWSTASSQLGSEIAKHGWRLVFGGGGGGLMGELARGALASHGNVIGIIPSFLTEAEAVIENLAELYVVESMVARKEMMIELSDVFVVLPGGIGTIEELFEVWTGNHVKAYSKPILIVNLNGFYDLLLQFTQQQFDDGFLIERHFSYIKVVNTIPEAIAFLQLKAQ, from the coding sequence ATGTCAATTACTGTTTGTGTATTTTGCGGATCACGCCCTGGCTCTAATCCTGGCTGGTCGACTGCTAGCAGCCAATTGGGCTCTGAAATTGCTAAGCATGGCTGGCGACTTGTCTTTGGGGGTGGCGGGGGAGGCCTAATGGGCGAGCTCGCCCGAGGTGCTTTGGCATCCCATGGCAATGTAATTGGCATTATCCCCAGTTTTTTGACTGAGGCAGAGGCTGTGATTGAAAATTTGGCGGAGCTTTACGTCGTAGAAAGTATGGTTGCCCGCAAAGAGATGATGATTGAGCTCTCCGATGTATTTGTGGTTCTACCAGGCGGTATTGGTACGATCGAGGAATTGTTTGAGGTGTGGACTGGTAATCATGTCAAGGCGTATAGCAAGCCAATCCTGATTGTGAACCTAAATGGTTTTTATGACTTGTTGCTTCAATTTACTCAACAACAGTTTGATGATGGCTTTTTAATCGAGCGTCATTTCAGCTACATCAAGGTTGTAAATACAATCCCTGAGGCAATTGCATTTCTCCAATTGAAAGCGCAGTAA
- a CDS encoding (2Fe-2S)-binding protein, whose amino-acid sequence MADVICLCNQIWDEDLREYLATHEINSIEELRQEASICNKCMQCEELVQTEIYHARIRRQQHSS is encoded by the coding sequence ATGGCGGATGTCATTTGTTTATGCAACCAAATTTGGGACGAGGATTTGCGAGAGTACTTGGCAACTCATGAAATTAACTCCATCGAGGAGTTGCGCCAAGAGGCATCAATTTGTAATAAGTGCATGCAATGCGAAGAGCTCGTTCAAACTGAAATTTATCATGCGCGCATTCGACGCCAGCAACATTCATCCTAG
- a CDS encoding endonuclease/exonuclease/phosphatase family protein, producing the protein MRAFDASNIHPSAIQPAPGLRVVTINMHKGMSPLKIDSTVYRLRQRLRSQHPDLIFIQELQQENIRRQKRISTWPKQEITHFLADGFYADWHYGKNAEYRHGHHGNAILSKFPLHKGNNYDISAYRFERRGLLHSTIQLAEGPPIHCFCVHLALLQRGRERQVDAILQQIEVLSKHEPSIIAGDFNDWRNSASEPMSEAGFVDAFESLYGAPAKTFPSAKPMLAMDRIYVRGLKIQKAQVLTEWSKLSDHLAVYAELSH; encoded by the coding sequence ATGCGCGCATTCGACGCCAGCAACATTCATCCTAGTGCAATCCAACCTGCCCCTGGCTTGCGGGTAGTCACGATTAATATGCATAAAGGGATGTCACCATTAAAAATTGACTCGACCGTTTATCGCTTGCGACAGCGTTTAAGATCACAGCATCCAGATTTAATCTTTATTCAAGAACTACAACAAGAGAATATTCGTCGACAGAAGCGTATATCCACCTGGCCGAAACAGGAGATCACCCATTTTCTGGCTGATGGATTTTATGCGGATTGGCATTATGGAAAAAATGCCGAATATCGACATGGTCATCATGGCAATGCCATTCTTTCCAAGTTTCCATTGCACAAAGGAAATAATTACGATATCTCAGCCTACCGGTTTGAACGTCGCGGTCTCTTGCATTCCACCATTCAATTAGCAGAGGGTCCGCCCATTCATTGTTTTTGTGTACACCTTGCCTTATTGCAACGTGGACGCGAGCGTCAAGTGGATGCGATCTTGCAGCAAATCGAGGTTCTATCAAAGCACGAGCCTAGCATCATTGCTGGTGACTTTAATGACTGGCGTAATTCTGCAAGTGAGCCGATGAGTGAGGCTGGCTTTGTGGATGCGTTTGAGAGTTTGTATGGTGCCCCTGCTAAAACCTTCCCAAGTGCGAAGCCGATGTTAGCGATGGATCGTATCTACGTACGCGGCCTAAAGATTCAGAAGGCACAGGTATTAACCGAATGGTCAAAATTATCGGATCATTTGGCTGTATATGCGGAGTTAAGTCACTAA
- the cls gene encoding cardiolipin synthase, translating into MMHLFTGTIFGYHVPWFVILHVVIAILFFLRIIWVRRPVGVAVSWLLIIVSFPIIGLILYLTIGERPVGRTLTSKIIRMEKEYAKISKAMRLLHEPDRALLHPDAHAISLLAQAKNGTPVAAGNQIELFTNSLEILQHFIDEINRAQQSIHMEFYIWSLGGDADRVGEALIAASKRGVKCRVLLDSLGSSSWFKSAWPKHFAKAKIEVTEALPIQFGRFQFRRADLRLHRKIFIIDGETAWTGSMNLVDPRTFKQDSGVGEWVDAMVRIQGPVVSQFELTFSYDWSVDNPRVMHFSDRDGLNKKPAGKALAQEFSSGPVYRDDILYQVLLSAVLDARQELVITTPYFVPDEGLVQALMAAVHRGVKVKLIVPRLNDSTLVAWSSRSFYSTLLGAGVEIAEFKGGLLHTKSLLIDERIAIFGSVNFDQRSLRLNFEISLIVYDQTFCAQLKELTNSYLKRSQIITRIGWERRPRWRRLLENTAHLASPLL; encoded by the coding sequence ATGATGCACCTCTTCACCGGCACCATTTTTGGCTATCACGTCCCATGGTTTGTGATCCTGCACGTTGTGATTGCAATCTTATTTTTCCTGCGGATTATCTGGGTTCGCCGCCCGGTGGGTGTGGCAGTCTCTTGGCTACTGATTATTGTTTCCTTCCCAATCATCGGCCTGATTCTATATTTGACAATTGGTGAGCGGCCCGTTGGCCGAACACTCACAAGCAAGATCATTCGTATGGAAAAGGAGTACGCCAAAATTAGTAAGGCAATGCGCCTATTGCATGAGCCCGATCGCGCTCTTTTGCATCCGGATGCGCATGCGATCAGCTTACTTGCGCAGGCTAAGAACGGCACGCCAGTAGCAGCTGGTAACCAGATCGAACTGTTTACCAACTCGCTGGAGATCCTGCAGCACTTTATCGATGAGATCAATCGCGCCCAACAATCAATCCACATGGAGTTTTACATTTGGTCATTAGGTGGTGATGCTGACCGAGTGGGGGAGGCCCTGATTGCTGCATCCAAGCGCGGAGTGAAGTGCCGTGTTTTGCTTGATTCATTAGGAAGTTCTAGCTGGTTTAAATCAGCTTGGCCTAAGCATTTTGCAAAAGCCAAGATTGAGGTGACCGAAGCTTTACCGATTCAGTTTGGTCGTTTTCAGTTTCGGCGCGCTGATCTGCGCTTGCATCGTAAGATATTCATCATTGATGGTGAGACAGCATGGACTGGCAGCATGAATTTAGTTGATCCCCGAACCTTTAAGCAGGACTCTGGGGTTGGGGAGTGGGTCGATGCCATGGTTCGTATTCAGGGGCCGGTTGTTTCTCAGTTTGAGCTCACCTTTTCATACGATTGGAGCGTTGATAACCCAAGGGTGATGCACTTTAGCGATCGCGACGGTCTCAATAAAAAGCCTGCTGGTAAGGCTTTAGCTCAGGAGTTTTCATCGGGACCAGTCTATCGAGACGATATCCTGTATCAAGTTTTGCTATCTGCCGTATTAGACGCACGTCAAGAGCTGGTGATCACTACCCCATACTTTGTGCCGGATGAGGGTCTAGTACAAGCATTAATGGCTGCTGTTCACCGTGGAGTGAAAGTTAAGCTAATCGTGCCGCGCTTAAATGATTCAACCTTGGTTGCCTGGAGTAGTCGGAGTTTTTATAGCACCCTACTCGGTGCGGGTGTCGAGATCGCCGAGTTTAAGGGAGGCTTATTACACACGAAGAGCCTATTAATTGATGAACGGATTGCTATTTTTGGATCGGTGAACTTTGATCAGCGCAGCTTACGCCTTAATTTCGAGATCAGCCTCATTGTGTATGACCAAACCTTCTGCGCTCAACTCAAAGAGTTAACCAACAGTTATCTAAAGCGCTCACAGATCATTACTCGGATCGGCTGGGAGCGACGCCCACGGTGGCGAAGACTGCTAGAGAACACAGCACACCTGGCCTCACCATTGCTTTAA